From the genome of Eucalyptus grandis isolate ANBG69807.140 chromosome 2, ASM1654582v1, whole genome shotgun sequence, one region includes:
- the LOC104434245 gene encoding LOW QUALITY PROTEIN: cytochrome P450 71AP13 (The sequence of the model RefSeq protein was modified relative to this genomic sequence to represent the inferred CDS: inserted 1 base in 1 codon; deleted 1 base in 1 codon) produces the protein MKYGPIMYLQLGKVPTIVVSSAVMAKEVMKTHDLVLANRPQIFSAKHLFYNCTDMAFSPYGTYWRHIRKICILELLSVRRVQSFSHVRKEEVARLVHRVAESCPGTINLSKLLALYTNNVLCRSAFGRDFSAGGDYDKHGFQSMLEEFQELLAGFSIGDFFPSLEFVHSLTGMKARLQHAFKRFDRXFDEILSEHSNESKATEAHKDIVDVLIDIEKNGYGDMPLTRPNIKALLLVGESFSSISKFHLSFSMIDLIVGFFTGGTDTTFTVLDWAMTELVMKPKAMERAQVELRSVIGERKYVQETDLHQLSYLKAIIKEVFRLHPPAPMLVPRESMEDITIDGYCIPAKTRFFVNAWSIGHDPQSWVDPETFLPERFLDSTIDFKGQDFELIPFGAGRRSCPAITFGNASIEIALAQLLHSFDWQLPPGVQSQDLDMDEAYGSTMHRIENLVVVGKPRFT, from the exons ATGAAGTACGGGCCGATCATGTACTTGCAGCTCGGCAAAGTCCCGACCATAGTTGTTTCCTCGGCCGTGATGGCCAAGGAGGTGATGAAAACCCACGACCTAGTGCTTGCAAACCGCCCTCAAATCTTCTCTGCCAAGCACTTGTTTTACAACTGCACGGACATGGCCTTCTCTCCCTATGGCACTTATTGGAGGCACATAAGGAAAATCTGCATACTTGAATTGCTTAGCGTGAGAAGGGTTCAGTCATTTAGTCATGTGAGGAAGGAAGAAGTTGCCCGTTTAGTTCACAGGGTGGCAGAGTCCTGTCCAGGCACCATAAATCTATCTAAATTACTGGCGTTGTATACGAATAACGTGCTTTGCCGGAGTGCTTTTGGGAGGGACTTTTCAGCAGGAGGGGACTACGATAAGCATGGGTTCCAGAGCATGCTGGAGGAGTTTCAGGAGCTGCTTGCGGGATTCAGCATAGGagatttctttccttccttggAATTCGTTCATAGCCTGACCGGGATGAAGGCTAGACTTCAACACGCCTTTAAGCGCTTCGATC CTTTTGACGAGATACTGAGCGAACATTCGAATGAAAGCAAAGCTACGGAGGCGCATAAGGATATTGTGGATGTTCTGATCGATATCGAGAAGAACGGTTACGGTGATATG CCCCTTACAAGGCCTAACATCAAAGCCCTTCTCCTGGTCGGTGAATCATTCTCCTCTATCTCGAAGTTCCATTTAAGTTTTTCGATGATAGATCTGATCGTGG GATTTTTCACGGGCGGAACAGATACAACATTCACAGTTCTTGATTGGGCAATGACAGAGCTTGTCATGAAGCCAAAAGCCATGGAAAGAGCACAAGTGGAACTGCGAAGCGTcattggagagagaaaatacGTGCAAGAGACCGACCTACATCAATTGTCTTACTTGAAGGCTATCATCAAGGAGGTATTTCGACTGCATCCTCCTGCTCCTATGTTAGTCCCAAGGGAATCCATGGAGGACATAACCATTGACGGATACTGCATTCCGGCAAAAACGCGTTTCTTTGTTAACGCTTGGTCAATAGGTCATGATCCGCAATCGTGGGTTGATCCTGAAACATTTCTACCAGAGAGGTTTTTGGATAGCACCATTGACTTCAAGGGACAGGACTTCGAGCTGATACCATTTGGCGCAGGCCGAAGAAGCTGCCCAGCTATTACATTTGGAAATGCCAGTATTGAGATTGCTTTAGCTCAACTTCTTCACAGTTTTGATTGGCAACTTCCTCCTGGTGTACAATCACAAGATCTGGATATGGATGAAGCTTATGGCTCCACAATGCATAGGATTGAAAACCTCGTTGTAGTCGGCAAACCCCGCTTCACCTAG